One Hallerella porci genomic window, TTTTTCCTTTGTGTTCCAAGATGCCGCGGGCACACGCTTCTTTTAAATACTGCCGCAACATATACGGCGAAATGCGATAACGCGCAGCGAGTTCTTTTTGCGACGGCAACGATTCGGTCAAAGGAAAATAACCGAAGCGAATATCCGATTGAAATTTTTCAAAGAAAGTTTCTTGCGGACCCGGCGCCACCGCAGCGATGGCAATCGTTTTTCGCTTTCCCCAAAAAACGCCTTTTCCCGGATCCGTGTAAACGAGACCTTTTTCTTTTAATGTGCGAATCGCACTTTGAATCGTTCCCGAAGCGGCGTGCAATTTTTGCATTAACACGCGCACCGATGGCAATTTATCGCCATTTTGATGCGGACTCATTAACAACGCTTCGACAACGGCATCTTTCATTTTTTCCTTTTTCCTTTACTGCGCCCGATGAGGTCGTAGGTTTTTAAATATTCGGGATGTGAATTTCCATGAGAACGCACTGCGCTTTTACGAATTGCAGTTGTCGTATCGACAGGCGGATTTACAACAGGAGGATTCACAATCGGCGGATTCACTACCGGAGGATTTTCTGTGTTTGACGATTCCGTATCCACGGGAACTGTTCCGTAGAATCCTTCGTTTCCCGCTTTCGTTAAACTAAGAACCATGTAGCCGTCTTTAACCGTCGCATTTTCCTGTTTTAAATCGACGCGGTTTCCGTCAAAAGTCCATTCGCCACAATTCCAACGGCTCGCGTCAAAAGTGTCAAAATTATCCGTCCAACTGAGAGTAAAGTCCGAGCCATTTTCTCCTGCGCCCGGCGTATATTTGTAAACCTTTACCCAGTTGATGAATTGATGCACCGGAAGAATCGCATCATTCCATGCGCCAACCCAGCCCGCATCTTCCGAAGACCATAAATTAAAACGCAAATCCTGCGGACGCACTAACGCTTGCACCTGACCCTTGCTATCGCTCGAATCGCGTTTCGCTTTGCGTACAAGTTCACCATCGATAAACCAAGCGACATAATCCGGCGTCCATTCCATTCCATAAGTATGATAAGCGGCATTGGCTGCAGTCGGAAGCGAATGAATTTTTTCACTCGTTACTTTTTTCTCAGCGCTGCCCGTGATGATATTCGATTGGAACTTCTGCGGAGCTTTTCCGAGAATTTCAATATCCACTTCTACCCACGGCTCCGCGCCGCCCATATACGAATCGTTATGATACAAGAACATAGAGCTTACGAGCCCCGAGCCCGTCGCCATCATCATCCGCGCCTCGTATTTGCCATACATCTGCGTTTCATTCGTATAGAGTTCTGCACCCGAATAATTTTTGCTCTGCGCCATTGCAGTGGCGGCGAAAATTCCAGTCGAGAGAATCATAAGTACCTTTTGAAATTTCATCGTGAACTTCCTTTTTTCAAAAGATACCTTCTCTTGAGAGTGAATTAAATTCTCTCCATTTAAATATATAAAATAATGTATCAAGTGTATTAAAATTTCATCACGAGAATTGTGATATCATCTGCTTGTGCTGCGCCATTCGCAAAATTCTTTAACACTTCGAGAAGCGATGTGCGAATTTCTTCTGCCGAAAGCGCTTCGTATTCCGAAACAAAATTTTGCAAACGCGAAAGTCCGAACATTTCGCCTTTATCGTTCACCGATTCCGTGACACCGTCGGTATAAAGGAGAACGGTATCGCCCGCGCTTACCGCTAATTCTTTTTCGCGGATAATGCGACTGTTGTCATCGATCATGCCGAGCGCAATTCCCCCGCTCTTAATCGTTTCTAAGGCATTTTCAGATTTCTTAAAATGCAAAATGTGTTCGTGTCCGCAACTCGTATAATGCAGCGATTTTTTCTTTGGATTCCATTCAAAGAAAAGTAACGAAGCAAACATCGTTTCGGCGATACGCCCCGAAAGTTCGGAATTGACGTGAACGAGTGCGCTGTAGGAATTTTCGAAATGATGACATTCGGCGTGCAAGAATGCGTAAAGCGTCGTCATCACCATTCCCGCGGGAACGCCTTTTCCCGAAACGTCGCCGATGACAATTCCCAAATTGCCGTTTGGCAAATCCAAAAAGTCAAAGTAATCGCCACCGATTTCTTTTGCCGGCGTCATCGAACCCGCAAGAGAAATGCCGTCGCAAATGGGAATGCGATTCGGCAAAAGTCCGGACTGAATATGAAATCCTAATTGCAATTCCGCTTGAGTCCGCGCTTGATTTTGGCGTTCAACGAGAGCTTCATTCGCTTTTAAAATCATCGTTGCATAATGCGCAAAATTTTGCACCAGATAATAATCGCTGTCATCAAAATAATGTTCGTATAATTTATTTTCCACGACAAGAACGCCGAGCAGTTGTTTATTAAATGTCAGCGGCTCTAAAATGAGAGTGCGAATATTTGCCGCGCGACTGCCGAGAGAAAGAATGCGTTCGTCAGAACTCGCAAAACGAATGAGTTCACCCGTCCGCGAAATTCCACATTGCCAAATCACATTTTCGGATTCGGAAATTTGTTGTGCAAAAGCGATTTCGCGAAGCGCTTCGGCATGAGTAAAACTCATTTCGTTTCCGCGCGTTAACGGGAAAAAGATTCCGTAAATATCCGAGCAGCGGAAAAGTTTTTGTTTTTCATCCCAAATGTAAACCGCAGCGGATTTCGCTTCAATTCCTTCGGCAAGAGTCGAAAGAAAATTGGCTATCGATTCGTGTAAATCGGAAAAATCATTTACCGTTTCACCCATTTTCATCACAATGCGATGATTCGTAATCCGCGCTTCTTCGTGAGCGGTAATCAATCGATCTTTTCGATCAATCCAGTTGCGGTAACGCCGAATAAAAACATATGCGATTTGCAGCAAAAGAAATAAACGAAATACGGGAAGCACTAAAAAAGAAGAGAGAATGTAAAACGCATAAACTAAATGCACGCGGGGCTTCGGATAATACGACATCGACGAATAAAGCCTATCAAAATAGACTGCGATTAAAGCGCCCGCAAAAAGTGGAATCAAAAAAATCGGAGGCTGCATCCAATACGAAAACACGCCGATTACCGCAGCAAAAATTCCGAGTGCGATGAGACCTTTTAAAATATACGGTTTGCGAATCGGATTTGGCGCTTTGCGATTTTCTTCTTTAACAAAAAGAATCGTGAAAAATAAAATGAGAGATAAATCGCCGAGAGGAATAAGCGGACGTCCGAACGGAATTTGAGACACAAAACGCGAAGCAATTCCGTGCCAAATGAAAAATCCGATGGAAAAAATTAACCAAAGCCATTGCCGTCCTTTCGGACGTTTTCCGTAGAGTTCCACGATCATCATAAAAAGGGGGAACGCAGAAATCAGCGGAATAAAGGAAAGTAAAATTTTTTCAATCATCTTCAAATTTCCTCATTCACTCCAAACGTAAATCGCTGCGATTTTGGCGAATTACGTTGCGCAAAAATTTGCGATGATCGATTGTAGAAATTTGGAGAAGTTTCGCCGCTAATTTTTTTCCCGCTTTCGTCGCCATTTTTTTTGGATCGGGATAAATGTCAACGCGGCCTAAATCCAAACGGTCAGCGTCGTAACAAGTGTCAATCGTCACATCGCCCGAAGCATTTTCCGTTGTATGAAAGCTGCAAGCATGAATGAGTTTTTCAAATCGTTTATCGTCTAAATCGTAAAGCTTTCCGCGAAGTTCTGCAGCAAATTCTGCGCCCGATTCTCCGTGCGTATCATCGTAACCGTCAACGCAACGTTTCGAATCATGAAAAAGCGCAAAGAGCCGCACCACCGTTTCGTCGGCGAAAGTTTTTTTCGCAAGCAAGAGCCCATTGAATTCAACTTGACGCCAATGATCTAAACCGTGCAAAAACGAATCCATCAAACGATTTTCGTAGATGTATTCTTCCAAAGCCGAAAAATCAATCGAATCCATACCACCTCACTTTCCGTAATGCGCTTTCAAATCGGTCAAAGTTTGAAGAGCTTGTAGCGGCGTCATCTCTTCGGGTTTTAAACGTCGAATTTCTTCGAGAAGAAGTTGCGTGTCTTCGTCAGGCGGCGCAAAAATATCCATCTGCGGCTGCGCTTTTATTTTTTCCATTTGCTTCGCATCGCTCGGATCGATATGCGATTTTTCTAATCGCAGTAAAATTTTTCGAGCCCGGCGCACCACTTCGGTGGGGAGCCCCGCCATTTCGGCAACGTGAATGCCATAGCTTGAATCGCAAGCGCCTGCAATAATTTTGTGCAAAAAGATGAGTTTGTCTCCGTCTTCGCGCACGGCGATTTGATAATTGCCCGCATGCTCTAACGAATCCGCAAGGGTTGTCATTTCGTGATAATGCGTTGCGAACAAAGTAATCGCAGCCCGTTTTGCGTTATCGTGCAAAGTTTCAAAAATTGCCCATGCGATGGAAAGCCCGTCAAACGTACTCGTTCCGCGGCCGATTTCATCTAAGAGCACCAAACTTTTATCGGTCGCATTGCGCAAAATATTTGCGGTTTCAATCATTTCGACCATGAATGTCGAAAGTCCGCGCGAAAGCCTATCGCTTGCACCGACGCGTGTAAAAATTCGATCGACGACGCCGATTTTTGCATATTCCGCCGGCACAAAAGAACCGATTTGCGCCATCAAAACGATGAGTCCCGTTTGCCGCAAATACGTCGATTTACCCGCCATATTCGGACCCGTAATGAGCATCATCCGATGCGCTTCGGGAGAAAGCGAAACATCATTTGGCACAAAAGATAAATCCGGATTCGCTGCGACGATGACCGGATGAAAACCGCCGCGAATTTCAATGCCTGTGCCTTCGAAAACTTCGGCGCGGGTATAATTGCGTTTGCGTGCGGCGACTGCTAAACTGTAAAATGTATCGGCTTCGGCAACGGCTTCGGCGATTTGCTGCAACTCAGTGCGTTCTGCATTAACCGATTCGCGGAGACGACAAAAGATGCGATATTCGGCATCGTGAATGCGCGTTTCTGCGCTCGAGATAATCGTTTCGCATTCTTTCATCTCGGGCGTAATATAACGCTCAGCATTGACCGTCGTTTGCTTTCGAATATATTCCGGCGGAATTTTATCCGAATGAATTTTGGAAACTTCGATGTAATATCCAAAGACGCGATTGTAACTCACCTTCAGCGAATTGATGCCGAGGCGTTCTCTTTCGCGAGCTTCTAAAGACGCAATCCAATCGCGGCGATCTTTGATTTCTGCGTTCATCCGATCGAGTTCTGGATCCGCTCCTTCGCGAATCATTCCGCCTTCGCGGACAGTCATCGGCAAATCGTCATTCAACATTTTTAAAATTTCGTCACCGCGTCCCTCTGCCGAGAGAAGCACTTCGGAAAGATGATGAAATAACGGCGATTTTAAATTCGAAAGCGCTTCAGCAACTTTTGAAGCTTTCGCTAACGAGCGTCCCATGCCGTAGAGATCGCGCGCATTTGCGCGCCCGCTGCCCACACGTCCGAGCAAGCGTTCCATATCGAGAATTTCGCGGAGAGAATTTTTAAGTTCATCGAGGAAAATCGGATTTGCAACCAATTCAGCAATCGCTTCGGAGCGTTCATCAATGCGCTTTACCGAAAT contains:
- a CDS encoding family 16 glycosylhydrolase, translated to MIHYFIYLNGENLIHSQEKVSFEKRKFTMKFQKVLMILSTGIFAATAMAQSKNYSGAELYTNETQMYGKYEARMMMATGSGLVSSMFLYHNDSYMGGAEPWVEVDIEILGKAPQKFQSNIITGSAEKKVTSEKIHSLPTAANAAYHTYGMEWTPDYVAWFIDGELVRKAKRDSSDSKGQVQALVRPQDLRFNLWSSEDAGWVGAWNDAILPVHQFINWVKVYKYTPGAGENGSDFTLSWTDNFDTFDASRWNCGEWTFDGNRVDLKQENATVKDGYMVLSLTKAGNEGFYGTVPVDTESSNTENPPVVNPPIVNPPVVNPPVDTTTAIRKSAVRSHGNSHPEYLKTYDLIGRSKGKRKK
- a CDS encoding PP2C family protein-serine/threonine phosphatase is translated as MIEKILLSFIPLISAFPLFMMIVELYGKRPKGRQWLWLIFSIGFFIWHGIASRFVSQIPFGRPLIPLGDLSLILFFTILFVKEENRKAPNPIRKPYILKGLIALGIFAAVIGVFSYWMQPPIFLIPLFAGALIAVYFDRLYSSMSYYPKPRVHLVYAFYILSSFLVLPVFRLFLLLQIAYVFIRRYRNWIDRKDRLITAHEEARITNHRIVMKMGETVNDFSDLHESIANFLSTLAEGIEAKSAAVYIWDEKQKLFRCSDIYGIFFPLTRGNEMSFTHAEALREIAFAQQISESENVIWQCGISRTGELIRFASSDERILSLGSRAANIRTLILEPLTFNKQLLGVLVVENKLYEHYFDDSDYYLVQNFAHYATMILKANEALVERQNQARTQAELQLGFHIQSGLLPNRIPICDGISLAGSMTPAKEIGGDYFDFLDLPNGNLGIVIGDVSGKGVPAGMVMTTLYAFLHAECHHFENSYSALVHVNSELSGRIAETMFASLLFFEWNPKKKSLHYTSCGHEHILHFKKSENALETIKSGGIALGMIDDNSRIIREKELAVSAGDTVLLYTDGVTESVNDKGEMFGLSRLQNFVSEYEALSAEEIRTSLLEVLKNFANGAAQADDITILVMKF
- a CDS encoding HD domain-containing protein; its protein translation is MDSIDFSALEEYIYENRLMDSFLHGLDHWRQVEFNGLLLAKKTFADETVVRLFALFHDSKRCVDGYDDTHGESGAEFAAELRGKLYDLDDKRFEKLIHACSFHTTENASGDVTIDTCYDADRLDLGRVDIYPDPKKMATKAGKKLAAKLLQISTIDHRKFLRNVIRQNRSDLRLE
- the mutS gene encoding DNA mismatch repair protein MutS, translating into MSCTPLMKQYYEIKAQNPDCILFFRMGDFFELFEQDAEIASKILGLTLTSRNNGASGNTPLCGFPHHASERYFPKMVAAGYKVAVCEQVEDPKLAKGIVKRAIVEVISAGTSMNEGNLEAKVANYLCAVLPGKNSIAFSFADVTTGYFAVSESPVQNFESELARRMPKEILVPSEMELPKTIAEFARSENILVTPVETSHYELENAKAVIENHFKVSSLESLGLDDAPEKTRVAGAILWYLIDQKKSELSHITHLELLDLGDYMVLDPATLRNLELVRPLNADDPQSTLMYVLDYTVTAMGGRHLREWISHPLISVKRIDERSEAIAELVANPIFLDELKNSLREILDMERLLGRVGSGRANARDLYGMGRSLAKASKVAEALSNLKSPLFHHLSEVLLSAEGRGDEILKMLNDDLPMTVREGGMIREGADPELDRMNAEIKDRRDWIASLEARERERLGINSLKVSYNRVFGYYIEVSKIHSDKIPPEYIRKQTTVNAERYITPEMKECETIISSAETRIHDAEYRIFCRLRESVNAERTELQQIAEAVAEADTFYSLAVAARKRNYTRAEVFEGTGIEIRGGFHPVIVAANPDLSFVPNDVSLSPEAHRMMLITGPNMAGKSTYLRQTGLIVLMAQIGSFVPAEYAKIGVVDRIFTRVGASDRLSRGLSTFMVEMIETANILRNATDKSLVLLDEIGRGTSTFDGLSIAWAIFETLHDNAKRAAITLFATHYHEMTTLADSLEHAGNYQIAVREDGDKLIFLHKIIAGACDSSYGIHVAEMAGLPTEVVRRARKILLRLEKSHIDPSDAKQMEKIKAQPQMDIFAPPDEDTQLLLEEIRRLKPEEMTPLQALQTLTDLKAHYGK